The proteins below are encoded in one region of Acidimicrobiia bacterium:
- a CDS encoding MFS transporter: MNRVRTWFSTLGGGAALYPLVVLFGLATVEQFDQRAFDVLLPNIRDAFGLNTQAILAVVGLTGAAALVIAVPIGFYADRWSRVRIATWGALAWGVFSVLTGFAPVLWVLGLARAGSGLGGATIVPTHNSLLSDYYDIPARPNVYAAHRAAYAVGACIGPLFAGLLAYYFGWRTPFVVYGLPTLVFVILALRLREPLRGHFERAAMGVSDEVRDTEDIPPSMAESWRIVWSVGTLRRVFYALPFLAVAFLGLLSLGSLFYSQTFHLDERARGYIAAAVEPAQLVGLFVGIPIATRLLARDAALVLRFLAIVGFVVAAAWTGFALSPTLPVAIAMNVIVSGIVVILIPGIFAALSLAMPPKARSFGFAVAGLWILPGLVLLPIIGSAADAWGIRGGLLLMVPVFVIGSLIIASAGSEVNDDIRKVWTAAAAQAEVLYERRQGRVKLLLARGVEVEYDGVQVLFGVDLEVDEGEIVALLGTNGAGKSTLLKAISGLVEASAGAIVFDGRDMTHTPPDEIAQRGVVQVPGGQGVFPSLTVAENLQLAGWLRRHDATHVRDATERVLGIFPVLRDRLDEPAGNLSGGQQQMLTLGMAFIERPRLLMIDELSLGLAPAVVEQLLEIVRTLREAGTTIILVEQSVNVALTVAETAYFMEKGEIRFHGPTAELLDRPDILRSVFLEGAASVREAGIPSSSERDHGDRAASVTGDAEPPSMEPLRVPAAPARNGNGRRNGHATVPAGEARLSVRDVTKRFGGITALRDVGFDVAPGEVLGFIGPNGAGKTTLFDVVSGFLPADLGTVTLTVDGEALDITRTSPQRRARLGLGRSFQDGRLFPALTVAETIAVALETHVEVRDPIAAALNLPAVTDSEADVAERVEELIALMGLDAFRDKFVRELSTGSRRIVDLACVLAHGPSVLLLDEPSSGIAQREAEALGPLLLRIREALGASILVIEHDVTLLTSMSDRIVALDLGEVIATGPPDEVVQDPRVVASYLGTTESVVARSGSRPGTGGADE; this comes from the coding sequence GTGAACCGCGTGCGCACCTGGTTCTCGACGCTCGGCGGCGGCGCGGCGCTGTACCCGCTCGTCGTGCTGTTCGGACTGGCGACGGTGGAGCAGTTCGACCAGCGCGCGTTCGACGTGTTGCTCCCGAACATCCGCGACGCGTTCGGCCTGAACACCCAGGCGATCCTCGCGGTCGTCGGGTTGACGGGCGCGGCCGCGCTCGTCATCGCGGTGCCGATCGGGTTCTACGCGGACCGGTGGTCGCGTGTCCGGATCGCGACCTGGGGCGCGCTCGCGTGGGGTGTCTTCTCGGTGCTGACGGGCTTCGCGCCGGTCCTCTGGGTGCTCGGCCTCGCTCGGGCCGGCTCCGGGCTCGGCGGCGCCACGATCGTCCCGACGCACAACTCGCTGCTGTCCGACTACTACGACATCCCCGCGCGTCCGAACGTCTACGCGGCACACCGCGCCGCGTACGCGGTCGGTGCGTGCATCGGCCCGCTCTTCGCCGGCCTGCTCGCGTACTACTTCGGCTGGCGGACGCCCTTCGTCGTCTACGGCCTGCCGACGCTCGTGTTCGTCATCCTCGCGCTGCGCCTGCGCGAGCCCCTGCGTGGTCACTTCGAGCGCGCCGCGATGGGCGTGAGCGACGAGGTCCGCGACACCGAGGACATCCCGCCGTCGATGGCCGAGTCGTGGCGGATCGTGTGGAGCGTGGGCACGCTGCGCCGCGTCTTCTACGCGCTGCCGTTCCTCGCCGTCGCGTTCCTCGGGCTGCTCAGCCTCGGGTCGCTCTTCTACTCGCAGACGTTCCATCTCGACGAGCGGGCCCGCGGGTACATCGCGGCTGCCGTGGAGCCGGCCCAGCTCGTCGGACTGTTCGTGGGCATCCCGATCGCGACGCGCCTGCTCGCGCGCGACGCCGCGCTCGTGCTGCGGTTCCTCGCCATCGTCGGCTTCGTCGTGGCGGCCGCGTGGACGGGGTTCGCGTTGAGCCCGACGCTGCCTGTCGCGATCGCCATGAACGTGATCGTCTCGGGCATCGTCGTCATCCTGATCCCGGGCATCTTCGCGGCGCTCTCGCTCGCGATGCCCCCGAAGGCCCGCTCGTTCGGGTTCGCCGTCGCGGGGCTGTGGATCCTGCCCGGGCTCGTGCTCCTGCCGATCATCGGCAGCGCGGCCGACGCGTGGGGCATCCGGGGCGGGCTGCTGCTGATGGTCCCCGTCTTCGTGATCGGCTCGCTGATCATCGCCTCGGCGGGCAGCGAGGTGAACGACGACATCCGCAAGGTGTGGACCGCGGCGGCCGCCCAGGCGGAGGTGCTGTACGAGCGCCGGCAGGGCCGCGTGAAGCTGCTGCTCGCGCGCGGCGTCGAGGTGGAGTACGACGGCGTCCAGGTGCTGTTCGGCGTCGATCTCGAGGTCGACGAGGGCGAGATCGTCGCGCTGCTCGGCACCAACGGGGCCGGGAAGTCGACGCTGCTGAAGGCGATCTCCGGCCTGGTCGAGGCGAGCGCGGGCGCGATCGTGTTCGACGGCCGTGACATGACGCACACGCCGCCGGACGAGATCGCCCAGCGCGGCGTCGTCCAGGTGCCGGGCGGTCAGGGCGTGTTCCCGTCACTGACCGTCGCCGAGAACCTCCAGCTCGCCGGCTGGCTGCGCCGCCACGACGCCACGCACGTACGCGACGCGACCGAGCGCGTGCTGGGGATCTTCCCGGTGTTGCGCGACCGGCTCGACGAGCCGGCCGGCAACCTCTCGGGCGGTCAGCAGCAGATGCTGACGCTGGGCATGGCGTTCATCGAACGGCCGCGCCTGCTGATGATCGACGAGCTGTCACTCGGGCTCGCGCCCGCGGTCGTCGAGCAGTTGCTCGAGATCGTCCGCACGCTGCGCGAGGCGGGAACGACGATCATCCTCGTCGAGCAGTCGGTGAACGTCGCGCTCACGGTCGCCGAGACCGCGTACTTCATGGAGAAGGGCGAGATCCGCTTCCACGGCCCGACCGCCGAGCTCCTCGACCGTCCCGACATCCTGCGGTCCGTGTTCCTGGAGGGAGCGGCGAGCGTCCGCGAGGCGGGTATCCCGTCGAGCAGCGAGCGCGACCATGGGGATCGCGCGGCGAGCGTGACGGGCGACGCCGAGCCACCGTCGATGGAGCCGCTGCGCGTGCCTGCGGCGCCGGCGCGCAACGGCAACGGTCGCAGGAACGGGCACGCGACCGTGCCGGCGGGCGAGGCGCGCCTGTCCGTGCGTGACGTGACGAAGCGCTTCGGCGGGATCACCGCGCTGCGCGACGTGGGGTTCGACGTCGCGCCCGGCGAGGTGCTCGGCTTCATCGGGCCGAACGGTGCCGGCAAGACGACGCTCTTCGACGTCGTGTCGGGCTTCCTGCCCGCGGACCTCGGCACCGTGACGCTGACGGTCGACGGCGAGGCACTCGACATCACCCGCACGTCGCCGCAGCGGCGCGCGCGGCTCGGTCTCGGCCGGTCGTTCCAGGACGGGCGGCTGTTCCCGGCACTCACGGTCGCCGAGACGATCGCGGTCGCGCTCGAGACGCACGTCGAGGTGCGTGACCCGATCGCCGCGGCGCTGAACCTCCCCGCGGTGACCGACTCCGAGGCCGACGTCGCCGAGCGCGTCGAGGAGCTGATCGCGCTCATGGGCCTCGACGCGTTCCGCGACAAGTTCGTGCGCGAGCTGTCCACCGGGAGCCGGCGGATCGTCGACCTCGCGTGCGTGCTCGCACACGGACCGTCGGTGCTCCTCCTCGACGAGCCGTCATCGGGCATCGCGCAGCGCGAGGCCGAGGCGCTCGGGCCGCTGCTCCTGCGGATCCGCGAGGCGCTCGGCGCGAGCATCCTCGTCATCGAGCACGACGTCACGCTCCTGACGTCGATGTCGGACCGGATCGTCGCGCTCGACCTCGGCGAGGTGATCGCGACGGGTCCGCCGGACGAGGTCGTCCAGGACCCGCGCGTCGTCGCGTCGTACCTGGGAACCACCGAATCCGTCGTCGCGCGCTCGGGCAGCCGTCCGGGCACAGGAGGTGCAGACGAGTGA